The window CAGCCTGGCTGATGCGCTACCGGAGCTGGCTGCCGGCGAGGGCGCCGCCGAGATCCTGTCCGGCAAGATTAGGCATCAGAGCTTGCGCAGTAAGAAGGGCGCgctgaagaggaaggagAGGCTCTTGAAGGGTGAGATGGAGAGGTTTGGCGTGAGCATGGCGCAGCTGTCGAGCATGCCTGCGCAGCCGCAGAATGGTGGCCTGCCGGCTGAAAAgcatgcagcagctccagcttcttctacAAATGCATCGGCGTCGGCACCGGCACCGGCACCAGCGGTGTCAAATCGATGGGCTGCGCTAAGAGGATATATTTCAGCGACGATGGAGCAGAACCCGGTGTTTGTGAATAAAGAGTAATCATCTATAAAGGATGATTGGTGGATGGAATTGCCAATTACAAGCTAGATGGCATATCTCGATAACATTTTGAGATAGTGGGCATATCAGGCATACTTGTGCCAAAGGCGGGACTATAGAATACCCCTTGTTCAACTAGGCGACGGATTCACAGCATGGAAACATCATGGCGTTTGGAGTTTATAcaggtatataaaaaaggaatcGTCAGTTTATTGATCAGTACTCAAAAATTCAATGCTCAAAAAAAGTGCTATGCTTAAAATAGAAGCCGATCCTATCCCTtcctgaatttttttttataaaaaagagtCGGCCTCAGCCTTGACATTGTTATCAAAGGCGTCAAAAGCCCATGTCCTGTAGCGCCAtgccctcttccctcttctgaAGCCGTCATGGTCATATCTCATAATAAAGAtgataaaaagtaaaaagtaaaacaaaaaagaagaaagtttGGTATCGTTTCCGTCTCGCCTTGTTTCGTCTCATCTCGTCGCTAACCACAGCACAACCCGTTCTGGTGTACAAGCATCAAGGTCAGTCAAATCAAAATTCTTTCGCTTATCCCTTCTTCGAGTCTTCTTGGTATGCTCCTTCGCCTCCGCATTACTCATACCGTATGTGTATCCAACTCCAAAACATTGCAAGAGTGTTTTCATCAAAAGACTCAAGACTAGGCTCGCTATAGGAAGCGGAAACACAGTtgaagtgaagaagaagaagaaaaaaataaacaaagaaagaaaggcaaaaataACGAAGTCAAAGACACGATTAATCTAAGCGGCCAGATAGGCCGTCGCTCTTTGGTATGATTTTGTGCAGGCACCAGCCGAAAAACTATTCCAAGGATGCTCTGAGACCTCGGTCCTTGATGGGCGTGGCGTTGGCGGGTCGCTGGGCCTTACTACTGGTCCGCTTCACGCCCTTATTGTGGGCGAACTTCAACTCTAGCCAGGTGGGCTTGTTGGGATCACGAGGCGGTTGGACAATCCTGCGCATTCGGCGAATCGGGCTTGGAGTGGTCTGAGTGCTCGAACTCTGAGAGCTTTTGGGGCTCTTCGGACTCGTCGAGCTCTGCGGAGAAGACGAGGTAGAGCGCTTGCATGACGCTGGAGACTGCAATTCTCCtttaccagcagcagctctcgctctcgtcaTAGGTCGTCCAGGCTGCGTAGCCACATTTGGATTGTCTTCCCTTGAGTCATCTTGCTTTGGGCTATTCGTCTCTGGATCATCAGGAATGGCAGGTAGTTCCCCCGATTTACGTCGTTTGGCCGAATGCTGCTTGATTTCCTCATCATGTTGCCTCTCGGACTGGTGCATAAGTTTCTCAAAATCTTCCCAAGAGCCGAAGCGAGCAGCTTTCTATTCAATTCGCGGAGGAGTCTTGGTTGAAGCAAAGGGGCTCGCACTTCTCCTTAGATGCTCTGTCAGCCATCGTGcatcaaaggaaaaaagggaatagCCATTGtcaaggagagaagagaaggggggaaTACTCACGAACGGCGACGCTCTCCCTCCTTACGCAAATTTTCAATAATACGGAGCATCTCTTTCCGGCCACCATTGCTATCGACCATTTTTCCTGCCATGCTCATGGAAACCTTTTCGCGAGCATTAGCCGCCAAGAGGCGCTTGACGAGCAGGTGTCGCATCAAAAGACAGACAAAGACGCCGCAGTCGCTGCCGTTTTCCTGCTGGGGCGAGTCCTCCAGGTTGACAAAACGAATGGGCCGCTGGACAATCTCGCTGAGCTTGCGCGTGGCCAGGTTTGCCTCGGCGTAGTTGGCTCCGCCGAGCGAGTCGTAGTGGAAGGCGATGCCGTCGAGAACagacaccagcagcagcgaccaGTGGCTGCCGCCCTCGGCCATGGCAACATTTCGATTATCGTTGATGGGCAGGAAGACGTGGGTGACCTTGTTAAAGTCTGGCAGCGCAGATCGAACGTGGCGCATATCAGGCTCCTTCATGAGCAGAAACGTCATGCTCGGGCGCAGCAGGATGATGCGGGCCTGGGGGAATCGCGGAAGCGTCTCGTGCTCCAAGTATTCTTCCCAAAAGGCAATGTTGTTGTCGGTCAGCCAGTCGTTCTTCAGCGACTTCATGTCTTCCACGGTGAGCAGGACATCGTAGTAGCTGAGGAAGGGCTTTTCGGGCGAGAGCTGTCGATCATAGTCAATGACGTGATGTTAGCACTACTGCTGCAGCATGTATGCGCATGGTATGGGTGTATGTGTGGTCTGAGCTTTTGTACGTGtgtataagtaaaaaaaacaggTGGAGTCATGATTctcaaagggaaaaaaaaaaaaaaatcaaaaattGCTGTAAGTGGAAATCAACAAGCGGACAAGGAAAAGTGACGCCGTACAGAATCGCCAAAATGGCGGGCCATGCGCTGTCGGAAAGGCATTCTGGTGCTGTGGCtgcgcttcttcctcttcttgtgcGAATCGTCGCGCGGCGTCGacacggcgctgctgccccaAGGACGAATTGACTCGGACGAGCTGGTGCTGTCGCCGGAGCTGTGGCGGCTGCGGTAGACCAAGGAAAGGCCGGTAAAACGACTGCTGTAGAGGGCGcaacgagagaagagagagacggtCAGGGATCAAGGAGCTTTGTTGGcaagaggagggagaagagaagacgacggCGAAGCTGGTGGAATGTgacgaggagagagaaaaaaccTTGGTAGAAAAAGTGCAGGTGTAGCGGCAGTAGTAGGTGCAGAAGCAGTGCAGTAAAAAGCGTGGTGGCAGTGGCAGTGGTAGCGGCAgcggtagtggtggtggtagccGTAGTGGCAGTGGTAATAGTAGTGGTAGTGGCGGCAGAATGGGCTGCTGCCGAGAAAATGGCCATCGAAAAATTAGATTGCGGGGCGTGGGGTccagccagcccagcccaggtTTTAAAAGCCGGTCTTCTGGAGCGAATCTGAGGAGAGGCTCACGGCTGCCATGAAACCCCCGGTATAAGAGGGCTGGGCAGtgacaataataataacaataaggCAGCAGTCGATAAGGGGGGGGTGTCATGTCAGGTGGGCAGCAAGCCGAGAGAGCGTGTGCGAGGCTTTATATGGCCATGAATAGCAAGCAGATTATGACGAAGCGCCGTCTGTATGTGCATGTCCACGCTCATGGCCATGACAGCACGTTGTGAATCATGCGCAATCAGCTGGACGGCCCTCGGCAGCCTGAGCCGGTGCGCATCATCACGATAATTCGCCATTCTGCCTTCTATGCTTTTCCATTGCTCCCAAATCCGCAAACCGCAGGGCCCGTCGAAACCGAGGCGCGCCCCCCCAAAACTCTTTTTTAGCTTCAGAGGCAGCGCCGGAGGCACCGGCAGCGGCCGGGAGCAACGATGGCTTGGAGAGCCGCCAAGCAGCAACGTTcaggctctgctgctgcataaGAAACGCCCACCACTACTGCGGGTGTTttgagggaagaagagaagagacgagGCTGAGCCTAGCAGCCATGGTCATGGTCATGCTCATGGTGAATGTGCGTCGTATATAAATAGGTGATGGGAAGAGTAGCAAAACATGCGATGAAGGAAATGGGCAGGTAATCAGAAAGGTGTAAGTGAGATGGATGTGccttttggctgctgctcacCTCCAGTGTCCGGTTGGCGACGAGGACGCCGATGAAGACCTCGTCGAAGGCATCGTGTAGAGTGGTGATGACGCTTGTTCGCCTTTTGCTTGACTTGGTCCGCCTCGACTCGATTAATGCGTTCGTCTGTGCTTCCGCGTCGTGCCGGCTCTTGATATTTATCCCCAGTTAGGCACCAAACAAACCCCCAAAGATATGAGCCGCTCTCGTCTCCAAATCTCCAACAGCACAGCACTTGTTCCTCGATCCAGCCAATAATCGGCCAACAACTCAACCCAGAAAGcagatgaaaataaaaatcccCAGAGATCGTCAATCGCAGGCCACCAGCGCATCAATCAGCACATTAGACAGATGCACAGTCACAGCAAACGCAACCACCTGTCCCGGCGCGCCCCCAACAGATATACGAATGGGAATTCCTGTGTTGTCACCACTCATCACACTCACGCCCACTAACATCCCGCCCTTCTTACACGCTTCcatttcttattcttccGCCCAGGATGCTACGCCGCCTTTTTGGTCCCCTTCCAGGCCCCCCCTTGCTCGTTTTCCTGCTTCACTGGATTGCTTGCCCCCCAAAGACGCATCCACAGGCGGCCtaaagctctctctctccgcctcttctctccctcatcTCCCGTTTCAGCTACCCGTTGGCATGCACGTCACGTCACCTTTTTGTCTCGGCAAATCGGGATGCGGCAATACCACGATAGGTACTTTGCCTTGTACCAACACCTtcggcatcatcgccatcatcgcttCACAGACCCCCTTTTCGCCTTCTAGATTCcttcctccctctccttattttccttttcctctctgtTCCTTGCATATTCCTCTTTCTTACAAGCAAGTCTATCCATTGTCTCTTCCCATCTTGCTTTCAGGGTACAATAAGCAGCCGCTTTTCACCCACCCAGCTCGCTCACCTTCTCTTATACCATGCCGTACCCCCCATATCCAAAATGCCACCCCCAAGTCACTCAAATATCCACTCATGTCTCTCAACTCTCGCCGCCTCACATGCCACTCTGCTTTCCCCGCAGTGCTGCATCTTGCAAGTGCTCGCTGGCACACTCGAAATCCCCCGGCCGCCGCTCACCCACTACGCCCGAGATATCTGATGTCGTTTCCATCTTAATAGCCGTCAGAGCTCAAGTGTTGTTTAAATTGAAAGAAGTGTCTCCAGATGGCCCAGGCGTGATCTTGATATGTGTTGGCCTTGTGACTTCACCCAACAGTCGGCGATATAGAtgctttttagcttttagcAGGCCTTCGCGATCCCTTTCAGCAGCGGCCACCCAGACAAccggtgatgatgattgccTACATACGAGGACCAGGATATGGATATCCCGGTATCGCCGCGACGCTCTTCTCTCACCGCCGGCTCTCCCTGTCATCCACGCtcgtacctttttttttctttttctttttgtggcCACTTTTGAGCCTCTTACTCTAATCATCCAGCTCATCTTCCGTCTACTGATCCATCTGGTGCattattcttatatagcAAAACACCCCCGCCTCGGACAAGATATTGCTTCATGATTTCAGGCCTCCATCATGTAATGCCACATAATTGGTGGGGTGGGCACTTTAAATCGCACGGGGCAGCCATACGATGCATTATGCGGCCCATATCACCTCAAGTCGATGCGTTTATTCCAGCAAGCGCGTGCTATACGATCAATTGTCACTATTTACGCATTTGACAACGCAGCCATAGTTGCATTCCTTCTGCCCCTGCATTATTAGATCTTGACCTCCACGACAATCTGTCCTGCCATTACCAAATGTAAAACGATATGTAAGTAGCATAATAGTGTACGCTGAACACAAACCTACTTCATCCATCAAACAACAGCTCCAAGGTTCGAACCTGCTTTGCCATAAGCCTGATTACGCGACTTCAACAGCTCATCAAGCTCGCCCACTACCCTGGCTCGAGCCCGCCTACGAGTCTTTATGGCGTCCTTGGCAGCTTGTAGATTTTTGTCAAATAGTGCACCATGTCTGCGAAATGTGGCCACCACTCTCTGGCAGTCATACAaacactgctgctgcatatACGTTATCGAAGACGTCCCGCCAGCATGGTATGCTTCCACAATTTTAGAGGCGGCCGCTTTCTTTCCATCCAGGTGAACCATAAGTTGCTATCACATTGTCAGCCTTCCACGTCTCTGAACTGCCTATTTGGGATATTACTTACGTTCACCGTGAGACAAATCTGATTATAAACTTGGCCATGGTGGATCACCTCATCTAGCCGGCGATCTTGAAGGCCTTGCGGTGGTTTGGTATTTTGCAGGAAACTCTCAATCATGTTATCGTGAAAGTTTCTTCCCGTGCTGGAGTTACGCTTTAGGGACGGCTTTTGCTCGTCCACCCTGCGGAGCCATCTTGATGGGCCATTGCCATCAATGCTTCCAACAACATTATCCGACTGCTGTCCGTACAGTTTGTCCCCCGAGGCAGTCCTCAAAAAAGATGGACGCTGTACTGCTACCACCGGGTTTGTGCTCTCCATCATTAATGGATCCAGCTCAGGTATGGCAGGGCCAGCTTTTTTCATAGGTGCAGCATCTCTTGCAACAACGGGGCTGCCCATTTCAGAAATGGTAAACTGTCTAGATACTTTCCTTCTCTTGGCAGGAGCACGAATGGAGAGTGATTCGGGCCCATTACTGGCTTCGTTCATGGCGAGTGACGTTTGATGAAGGTGCTCGTTTTGCTTGTGCTTTGGACCAGGAATATCCTCTGCGCAGATGGGTTGGATTTCCATCGCCTTGCTCTCATGATGAACAGGGCGCAAATCTGGTGAGACTTCTGCAGAACCGGCCATGACAATCTGCACGGGACTGCTCTTCAAAATATCGACGCTGGGTGAGTCGTGTTGGGCTGTCTCCGCCTCGGGCTTGCGCTTCTTTGCAGGCTGAGTTTTGGGTTGTTTTTGCTTGGGAGCTTGTTTTCGAGATGCCTTTTTGGTGCTGACAAACGGAGAGCTCGATCCCTTTGCAGATTCTTGTAGAGCACTTACGATGGATCGTTTTGGAGGTgggtttttcttcttggataCGGGTATATCAACAATCTCCTGGGTCACCGGATCAAACCGGATGGGCTCTTTTGCCTTCTGAAGGtgttttttgttctttgcAGAGGCACGCAAAGATGGTTGGCTAGTAGTCTCAAAATTTGAATGCATGGCCGCCGCAGTGGAATGATCTTGCATGACACTGACAGTCTTTGACTTCATAGCCTTCGATTCAACTGCAGTCTTTACCTGAGCTGGCATCGCATCTTTCTTCGGCGTGGCATCATATATGTCATCAATCGCTATTTTTTGTGATCTAGGATTCGGCTCGAGACAAATTTTCTCTGATTGGCCGGTTTTAATCTCCTCTGGAGGTGAGTCGCTTCCTGATAGACTATCAGAAAAATCCCAAATGTCTTTTCGCGCATCACTTGTCAGAAAAGGCGAACTGCGGCGAATGGTAGACGCAGTTTCCGAGAAGTCGACATGGGGCGAGGGTTCTTGGAGAGGCACAGTGTCAGGcaggtttttatttttgggATCCTGGCTAAACATCTGTTCAATTacttcatcgtcctcatcatcaaagtCCCAAAACTCTTCGATTGGGAAGTCATCCGGGGGAGCTGGGGTGCTGCGACGGGTTACATTGGTGGAGCCAGCGTCCGACCATGCAAATGAAGCCGTGTTCGTGATGTCTTGTGTCTCGTCGAAAACTGAGTCTCCGATATTGTGGTCATCCAGATAGCACTCATCTCTATTTTCCTGAGAGAGCAGCAAATTTTCTTTGTCACCCTTGGAAGGAGGATGGTGCTTTTCATTGGGTCGACTGGGCGTTACCTCTAGTTCACTGAACTTGGTCGGTGCCCTCTGCACTCTGGCACGAGTATTGGTTTTCGTACGAAGTTTTGGGACCATAGTGAAGAGTGATGTTTGAATGGGGCGTGATTGAATAAAACACGGCGTTGATGAAAAATGATTGATAGAGCAGGCAGATTCTTGAAAAGGGAAAGCCGAACAGACAAAACTCTGTCAAATAGGGcagggagaaggagaatccTCTGAGGAATAGTAAGAAAACAAGGATACTCTGCAAGGACCGGTGGGGAGAGAGATTCTGGCAAGATGTTGTGGGAAAGAGGTTATTCACAACACTTGCTGGGAACAGAGATATCTCCGATGAACGTCATAAACACAAAAACCGACAAAGAAGTTGAACGAgaacggaaaaaaaaaaggagagaagaagaagagagaataaTATGTGCAGAGAAGAGGCAGGGAGGAGAGCTGtgaagaggggaaagaaaaaaaaaatgttctGCCACTTGGGCAAGAATCGAGAGGGGACGAGCACAAAAAGAGGGAAGGAGCACCGCGCAGCTGGCAAGTCGCCCGCAGAGCGTCTGCACTCCTGAGGCAGCAGGATTTGGCCTTAGAACCAAGGTTTAAGGTAGCGAAAGGCGTCTGAATTGCGAATTGAAAGTGAGATTGATTGGATCTTAAGTATAAAGTGATAACTAAGAGCATTAAATCGTAGTAAATGCGTAGCGACATACCGCCTTATTGTGCCCAAGCTGTATAGGGCAACTCCCGCAAaggctagaaaaaaaaaggcctcAGAACAGACACATCTTCGtaaacagcaaaaaaaagttttacaACAGATTCTTCCAGCCAGCCTCTCGGCACTTCTTAACAAGGGACTTGACTTCCTGGGAACGCGCCCTGGTGGTAACCATAAGCGCATCAGGGGCATCAACAATGACAATGTCGTCCACTCCAAGACAGGTGATGAGTCGGCCAGACACGGGAACCACGATTCCTCCAGCAGTTTGCTCGGAGACGACTATACAAAAATATCAGTATGGGTGGAAAAAATGCCAGCATCAAGAAAACAGGGCATCTTACCAAGTCTTGGGTCACCCAACACACGGGGCCTGTTGGACTCTGCAGGAAGCATCTCagccagagaagaaaagtcACCAACATCATCCCAACCTAATTAGTACGAGTCAGCAACAAGATATCTTTCCAAGACTTGTCGAATATCGAACTTCTTACCGAATGTAGCGGGAATAACGGCAACCTTGCCCTGCGCAGCCGCAGGCTCTGCAACGGCATTATCGATGGGAATCTTCTCCAGCATAGGCCAAACCTCTTCCAAGGCGACCTTGCGGGCGGCCTCATCCTCCCACACGTCGGAAATGTTCATCAAGCCCTCGTAAAGGGAGGGGCAGTTCTCCTTCATCAGCTCCATCAGGAGAGAGGCC is drawn from Trichoderma asperellum chromosome 4, complete sequence and contains these coding sequences:
- a CDS encoding uncharacterized protein (MEROPS:MER0064210), with product MPSTRSSSASSSPTGHWSSRFTGLSLVYRSRHSSGDSTSSSESIRPWGSSAVSTPRDDSHKKRKKRSHSTRMPFRQRMARHFGDSLSPEKPFLSYYDVLLTVEDMKSLKNDWLTDNNIAFWEEYLEHETLPRFPQARIILLRPSMTFLLMKEPDMRHVRSALPDFNKVTHVFLPINDNRNVAMAEGGSHWSLLLVSVLDGIAFHYDSLGGANYAEANLATRKLSEIVQRPIRFVNLEDSPQQENGSDCGVFVCLLMRHLLVKRLLAANAREKVSMSMAGKMVDSNGGRKEMLRIIENLRKEGERRRSASPFASTKTPPRIE
- a CDS encoding uncharacterized protein (EggNog:ENOG41), translating into MVPKLRTKTNTRARVQRAPTKFSELEVTPSRPNEKHHPPSKGDKENLLLSQENRDECYLDDHNIGDSVFDETQDITNTASFAWSDAGSTNVTRRSTPAPPDDFPIEEFWDFDDEDDEVIEQMFSQDPKNKNLPDTVPLQEPSPHVDFSETASTIRRSSPFLTSDARKDIWDFSDSLSGSDSPPEEIKTGQSEKICLEPNPRSQKIAIDDIYDATPKKDAMPAQVKTAVESKAMKSKTVSVMQDHSTAAAMHSNFETTSQPSLRASAKNKKHLQKAKEPIRFDPVTQEIVDIPVSKKKNPPPKRSIVSALQESAKGSSSPFVSTKKASRKQAPKQKQPKTQPAKKRKPEAETAQHDSPSVDILKSSPVQIVMAGSAEVSPDLRPVHHESKAMEIQPICAEDIPGPKHKQNEHLHQTSLAMNEASNGPESLSIRAPAKRRKVSRQFTISEMGSPVVARDAAPMKKAGPAIPELDPLMMESTNPVVAVQRPSFLRTASGDKLYGQQSDNVVGSIDGNGPSRWLRRVDEQKPSLKRNSSTGRNFHDNMIESFLQNTKPPQGLQDRRLDEVIHHGQVYNQICLTVNQLMVHLDGKKAAASKIVEAYHAGGTSSITYMQQQCLYDCQRVVATFRRHGALFDKNLQAAKDAIKTRRRARARVVGELDELLKSRNQAYGKAGSNLGAVV